One Brassica napus cultivar Da-Ae chromosome C4, Da-Ae, whole genome shotgun sequence genomic region harbors:
- the LOC106395907 gene encoding MATH domain and coiled-coil domain-containing protein At3g58360-like, producing the protein MGEHSMKKITWTIKNFSSLQREKLCSDPFVVGRCEWRLCAYPKGNNVDYLFLFLEVADHESLPCGWRRNVRFSLSIVNQNTIKRSRQNDEQKWFGEESPRWGRVSMFPLNEIHAKESGYLVNGEFKIVAEIAVIAAIGKLDIAEETSTIIETMDVNGFQLFPSQMELVSRLLERHPEIASDIRTKNPNLRMGYMSLLLSLIETLRQSPHKLSKTDLAEADAALGSLTNAEFKLDWLEKKLDEMAEKKEKEEAGEARVREIEEDLKDLNQKCSDLEAQLEKQKLELSAAKAPISFDDVF; encoded by the exons ATGGGGGAGCACTCAATGAAGAAGATCACTTGGACGATCAAGAACTTTTCATCTTTGCAACGTGAGAAACTTTGTTCTGATCCATTCGTGGTCGGTCGTTGCGAATG GCGTCTTTGTGCATATCCCAAGGGAAACAACGTTGACtacttgtttctatttcttGAAGTCGCCGATCATGAATCACTGCCTTGTGGATGGAGAAGAAACGTTCGATTTTCCCTAAGTATAGTAAACCAAAACACCATAAAACGTTCCAGACAAAATG ATGAGCAAAAGTGGTTTGGTGAGGAGTCTCCTCGTTGGGGTCGTGTATCCATGTTTCCCCTGAATGAGATCCATGCCAAAGAGAGTGGATATTTGGTAAACGGAGAATTCAAGATTGTTGCTGAGATTGCGGTCATTGCAGCAATTGGCAAGTTAGATATAGCAGAGGAAACTTCAACAATAATAGAAACCATGGATGTTAATGGCTTTCAACTTTTTCCTTCACAG ATGGAACTTGTGAGCCGTTTGTTAGAAAGACACCCAGAGATTGCATCGGATATCCGTACTAAGAACCCAAATCTTAGGATGGGTTACATGAGCTTGCTACTTAGTCTGATTGAGACTCTGCGTCAGTCACCTCACAAGCTCTCCAAGACTGATCTGGCCGAGGCAGATGCTGCTTTGGGATCCTTGACCAATGCTGAATTTAAATTGGATTGGTTGGAGAAGAAACTCGATGAGATGGCcgagaagaaggagaaagaggaggCAGGTGAGGCTCGAGTGCGGGAAATCgaggaagacttgaaggatTTAAACCAGAAGTGCTCAGACCTGGAAGctcagctggagaagcaaaaaCTAGAGTTGTCGGCTGCAAAAGCTCCTATCTCATTTGATGATGTTTTTTAA
- the LOC106395783 gene encoding MATH domain and coiled-coil domain-containing protein At3g58360 translates to MEKQSRKKITWTIKNFSSLQCQKLCSDPFVVARCKWRLCTYPKGKNVDYLFLFLEVADHDSLPCGWRRNVRYSLSIINQNSVKRSRQNDEQKWFDEKTPRRGRVSMFPLNEIHAKESGYLVNGELKIVAEIEVIEVLGKFDVTEETSTITETMDVNGFQLLPSQMELVSRLLERHPDIASEFSTKNPNLRTGYMSLLLSIIETLRHSPHELSNTDLAEADAALGSMANAGFKLDWLENKLDEMAEKKEKEEGGEIRVREIEEELKDLKQKCLDLEVQLEKEKLELSAAKAPISFDDVM, encoded by the exons ATGGAGAAGCAATCAAGAAAGAAGATCACTTGGACGATTAAGAACTTCTCATCTTTACAATGCCAGAAACTTTGTTCTGATCCCTTCGTTGTCGCTCGTTGTAAATG GCGCCTTTGTACCTATCCCAAGGGAAAGAACGTTGATTACTTGTTTCTGTTTCTTGAAGTCGCCGATCATGATTCACTGCCTTGTGGATGGAGAAGAAACGTCCGATATTCCCTAAGTATAATCAATCAAAACTCCGTAAAACGCTCCAGGCAAAACG ATGAACAAAAGTGGTTTGATGAGAAAACTCCCCGTAGGGGTCGTGTATCCATGTTTCCCCTTAATGAAATCCATGCCAAAGAGAGTGGATATTTGGTAAACGGAGAACTCAAGATTGTTGCTGAGATTGAGGTTATTGAAGTTCTTGGCAAGTTTGATGTAACAGAGGAAACTTCAACAATAACAGAAACCATGGATGTTAATGGCTTTCAACTTCTTCCTTCACAG ATGGAACTTGTGAGCCGTTTGTTAGAAAGACACCCAGATATTGCATCTGAGTTTAGTACAAAGAACCCAAATCTTAGGACGGGTTACATGAGCTTGCTACTTAGTATTATTGAAACTCTGCGTCACTCGCCTCACGAGCTCTCCAACACTGATCTGGCCGAGGCAGATGCTGCTTTGGGATCCATGGCAAACGCTGGATTTAAATTGGATTGGTTGGAGAATAAACTTGATGAGATGGctgagaagaaggagaaagaggaggGTGGTGAGATTCGAGTGCGAGAAATCGAGGAAGAGCTGAAGGATTTGAAGCAGAAGTGCTTAGACTTGGAAGTTCAGCTGGAGAAGGAAAAACTAGAGTTGTCGGCTGCAAAAGCTCCTATCTCATTCGATGATGTTATGTAA